A single region of the Cryptosporangium minutisporangium genome encodes:
- a CDS encoding heavy metal translocating P-type ATPase, with protein MRSYPSSHDVSAATTTHVPAAHGAAEHGVHSEHGHSAHSGHEHGGHGQGGHDKHAGHDPEAFRRKFWLSLALTVPIVLTSPMVMDWFGYRLDFPGIDWVGPTLGSVVFLYGGWPFLAGAVTEIRDRAPGMMLLISMAITVAYVASLATALDLFDLDFWWELAALVTIMLLGHWQEMKAIGQAQGALSALAALLPDDAERVDEHGGTQRVRVSELRVGDVVLVRSGGRVPADGRITDGSAELDESMITGESRPVSRGAGDRVVAGTVATDSAIRVEITAVGEDTALAGIGRLVAQAQAAGGRAQVLADRFAALLFYIASAAALLTFVTWWALGDLDQSVVRTVTVLVIACPHALGLAIPLVIALSTAVSAKAGILVKDRLALERMRHVDAVLFDKTGTLTKGAHTVTGIAAAGDRNEDDVLRVAAAVEADSEHPLARAIVTTAAGRELAATATGFRSLTGRGVQAVVDGVPYAVGGPALLRELGASAPDDLAASTGAWSQRGAAVLHLVRVDGAPEVLGAFALEDEVRPEARQAIAELRDQGVGKIVMITGDARPVAEAVAADLGFRPGVDEVFAEVLPADKDRAVADLQARGLTVAMVGDGVNDAPALARADVGLAIGAGTDVAIESAGVVLASSDPRGVTGVIRLSRASYRKMVQNLAWAAGYNVIAIPLAAGVLAWAGITLSPAIGAVLMSASTIVVALNAQLLRRVRLTPTPV; from the coding sequence ATGCGCTCCTACCCGAGCAGCCACGACGTTTCCGCGGCCACGACGACACACGTCCCGGCCGCCCACGGCGCCGCCGAGCACGGCGTCCACAGCGAGCACGGCCACAGCGCCCACAGCGGCCACGAGCACGGCGGGCACGGTCAGGGTGGGCACGACAAGCACGCCGGCCACGACCCGGAGGCCTTCCGTCGAAAGTTCTGGCTGAGCCTGGCGCTGACCGTGCCGATCGTGCTGACCAGCCCGATGGTCATGGACTGGTTCGGCTACCGCCTGGACTTCCCGGGCATCGACTGGGTCGGACCGACGCTGGGGTCGGTCGTGTTCCTCTACGGTGGCTGGCCGTTCCTCGCCGGAGCCGTCACCGAGATCCGGGACCGCGCGCCCGGCATGATGCTGCTGATCTCGATGGCGATCACCGTCGCCTACGTCGCGTCGCTGGCAACCGCGCTGGACCTGTTCGACCTGGACTTCTGGTGGGAGCTGGCCGCGCTGGTCACCATCATGCTGCTGGGGCACTGGCAGGAGATGAAGGCGATCGGTCAGGCGCAGGGGGCGCTGTCCGCCCTCGCCGCGCTCCTGCCCGACGACGCCGAGCGCGTCGACGAACACGGCGGCACCCAGCGGGTTCGGGTTTCCGAGCTACGCGTCGGCGACGTGGTGCTGGTCCGCTCCGGTGGCCGGGTACCGGCCGACGGCCGGATCACCGACGGCAGCGCCGAGTTGGACGAGTCGATGATCACCGGAGAGTCCCGCCCGGTCTCCCGCGGCGCCGGGGACCGCGTCGTGGCCGGAACGGTGGCTACGGATTCGGCGATCCGAGTGGAGATCACCGCCGTCGGCGAAGACACCGCGCTGGCCGGCATCGGCCGTCTCGTGGCGCAGGCGCAAGCCGCGGGCGGACGGGCACAGGTGCTCGCCGACCGGTTCGCCGCGCTGCTGTTCTACATCGCCTCGGCGGCGGCGTTGCTGACGTTCGTCACGTGGTGGGCGCTCGGCGATCTGGACCAGTCCGTGGTGCGGACGGTGACCGTGCTGGTGATCGCGTGCCCGCACGCCCTCGGGCTGGCGATCCCGCTGGTGATCGCGTTGTCGACCGCGGTGTCGGCGAAGGCGGGAATCCTCGTCAAGGACCGGCTCGCGCTGGAGCGGATGCGTCACGTCGACGCGGTGCTGTTCGACAAGACCGGCACCCTGACCAAGGGCGCGCACACCGTCACCGGGATCGCCGCAGCCGGCGACCGCAACGAGGACGACGTGCTGCGGGTCGCCGCGGCCGTGGAAGCCGACAGCGAGCACCCGTTGGCCCGGGCGATCGTGACGACCGCCGCCGGCCGGGAGCTGGCCGCGACCGCCACCGGTTTCCGGTCCCTCACCGGGCGCGGCGTGCAAGCCGTCGTCGACGGCGTCCCGTACGCGGTCGGTGGTCCGGCCCTGCTGCGCGAACTGGGCGCCTCGGCGCCCGACGACCTGGCCGCGTCGACCGGGGCGTGGTCGCAGCGCGGCGCCGCGGTCCTGCACCTGGTCCGCGTGGACGGGGCGCCGGAGGTGCTCGGCGCCTTCGCGCTCGAGGACGAGGTGCGGCCCGAGGCGCGCCAGGCCATCGCCGAACTGCGTGACCAGGGCGTCGGCAAGATCGTCATGATCACCGGTGACGCCCGGCCCGTCGCCGAGGCGGTCGCGGCCGACCTGGGGTTCCGCCCCGGCGTCGACGAGGTGTTCGCCGAGGTGCTGCCGGCCGACAAGGACCGTGCAGTCGCCGACCTGCAGGCTCGCGGGCTGACCGTGGCGATGGTCGGTGACGGCGTGAACGACGCGCCGGCGCTGGCCCGAGCCGACGTCGGCCTGGCCATCGGCGCGGGCACCGACGTCGCGATCGAATCCGCCGGGGTGGTCCTCGCCTCCTCCGACCCGCGCGGGGTCACCGGCGTGATCCGGCTCTCACGGGCGTCCTACCGCAAGATGGTCCAGAACCTCGCTTGGGCCGCCGGCTACAACGTGATCGCCATCCCGCTGGCGGCCGGGGTCCTGGCGTGGGCCGGGATCACGCTCAGTCCCGCGATCGGCGCGGTGCTCATGTCCGCATCGACGATCGTCGTCGCGCTCAACGCCCAGCTGCTGCGGCGGGTCCGGCTCACTCCGACGCCGGTCTGA
- a CDS encoding SDR family oxidoreductase, with protein MSKIALVTGANKGIGRAAAEQLAALGMTVLLGARDPHRGEEAAAGIRAAGGDAHAVVLDVTDHAVVRAAAEQIEARFGHLDVLINNAGITGSGQVSPLDATDQIPSGVELDMVCAVFETNVFGVIAVTNAMLPLLRRSPAPRIVNVSSHAASLTLNSDPEGPFTALLPSAAYSPSKSALSALTVQYANEFREDGILVNAAAPGFVDTDSNNHTGHLTPAQGAAVLVRLATLGADGPTAGFFSADGPVPW; from the coding sequence ATGAGCAAGATCGCGCTGGTTACCGGGGCGAACAAGGGGATCGGTCGCGCGGCGGCCGAACAGCTGGCCGCGCTGGGCATGACGGTCCTGCTCGGGGCGAGGGACCCGCACCGCGGCGAGGAGGCCGCAGCCGGCATCCGCGCGGCGGGCGGGGACGCGCACGCGGTCGTCCTGGACGTCACCGACCACGCCGTCGTCCGGGCGGCCGCCGAGCAGATCGAGGCGCGCTTCGGGCACCTCGACGTGCTGATCAACAACGCCGGCATCACCGGCTCCGGGCAGGTCTCGCCCCTGGACGCCACCGATCAGATTCCGAGCGGCGTCGAACTGGACATGGTTTGCGCGGTATTCGAGACCAACGTCTTCGGGGTCATCGCGGTCACCAACGCGATGCTGCCGCTGCTGCGGCGGTCACCGGCGCCGCGCATCGTCAACGTCAGCAGCCACGCCGCGTCGCTGACGCTGAACAGTGATCCGGAGGGCCCGTTCACCGCGCTGCTGCCGTCGGCAGCGTACTCGCCGTCCAAGAGCGCGCTCAGTGCGTTGACCGTGCAGTACGCCAACGAGTTCCGCGAGGACGGGATCCTGGTCAACGCCGCCGCTCCCGGCTTCGTCGACACCGACAGCAACAACCACACCGGGCACCTCACACCCGCCCAGGGTGCCGCCGTTCTGGTGCGCCTGGCCACGCTCGGTGCGGACGGACCGACCGCCGGCTTCTTCAGCGCGGACGGCCCAGTGCCATGGTGA
- a CDS encoding DUF305 domain-containing protein, with protein MKRLVVPAAVFAVLALAACGDDSDMNGMDHGSSATSSAPASATASPSVSTEHNAADVTFAKDMIVHHRQAVEMAEMAATRAADADVKALAAKIEQAQQPEIDTMSGWLTAWGETVPDAKAGMDHGGMGSSSTPMPGGMTDAQMGQLHEASGAAFDKMFLAMMIEHHEGAITMAGTEQQSGENSQAKQLAGTIVTDQTAEITTMRSLLQKG; from the coding sequence ATGAAGCGACTTGTAGTTCCTGCTGCCGTGTTCGCCGTCCTGGCGCTGGCCGCCTGCGGCGACGACTCGGACATGAACGGCATGGACCACGGCTCCAGTGCGACGAGTTCGGCACCGGCGTCCGCTACGGCGTCACCGTCGGTCAGCACCGAGCACAACGCCGCGGACGTGACGTTCGCGAAAGACATGATCGTGCACCACCGGCAGGCCGTCGAGATGGCCGAGATGGCCGCTACCAGGGCCGCCGACGCGGACGTCAAAGCCCTCGCGGCGAAGATCGAGCAGGCCCAGCAGCCCGAGATCGACACGATGTCCGGCTGGCTGACCGCCTGGGGCGAAACGGTGCCCGACGCCAAGGCCGGCATGGACCACGGGGGCATGGGCTCCTCGTCCACGCCGATGCCGGGCGGGATGACCGACGCGCAGATGGGTCAGCTGCACGAGGCATCCGGTGCGGCGTTCGACAAGATGTTCCTGGCCATGATGATCGAGCACCACGAGGGCGCGATCACGATGGCCGGGACCGAGCAGCAGTCCGGTGAGAACTCGCAGGCCAAGCAGCTGGCCGGCACGATCGTCACGGATCAGACCGCGGAGATCACGACCATGCGGAGCCTGCTGCAGAAGGGCTGA
- a CDS encoding SAM-dependent methyltransferase yields MDLPRSFTIRESTHRILNPFTPEKLATLGAALRMPAGASILDLCSGKGELLCTWAAAHGVTGTGVDISTVFVSAARERAAELGVADRVTFVHGDASTYASPELVDVAACLGGTHIGGGAAGTVALLERQLRPGGVLLIGDCFWRSEPPSQEAIEGCHAATRDDFNTLPGLVERFGGLGFDVVEMVLADEDSWDRYAAAQWMNIRRWLDANPDDELAPELRAELEHDPLRHTRFRRHLLGWGVFALMRR; encoded by the coding sequence GTGGATTTGCCGCGCAGTTTCACCATCCGGGAGAGCACTCACCGGATCCTCAACCCGTTCACCCCGGAGAAGCTCGCCACGCTGGGAGCGGCGCTGCGCATGCCGGCCGGAGCGTCGATCCTCGATCTGTGCTCCGGCAAGGGCGAGCTGCTGTGCACCTGGGCCGCGGCCCACGGCGTCACCGGCACCGGCGTCGACATCAGTACCGTTTTTGTCTCCGCGGCGCGCGAGCGTGCTGCGGAGCTGGGCGTCGCCGATCGTGTGACGTTCGTGCACGGCGACGCCTCCACCTACGCCTCGCCCGAGCTGGTCGATGTCGCGGCGTGTCTCGGCGGCACGCACATCGGCGGTGGAGCCGCCGGTACCGTCGCGCTCCTCGAACGTCAGCTGCGACCGGGCGGCGTCCTGCTGATCGGTGACTGCTTCTGGCGCTCGGAGCCTCCGAGCCAGGAAGCGATCGAGGGCTGCCACGCCGCCACTCGCGACGACTTCAACACCCTGCCGGGGCTGGTCGAGCGCTTCGGCGGGCTGGGGTTCGACGTCGTCGAGATGGTGCTGGCCGACGAGGACAGCTGGGATCGGTACGCGGCGGCGCAGTGGATGAACATCCGCCGGTGGCTCGATGCCAATCCCGACGACGAGCTCGCGCCGGAGCTCCGCGCCGAGCTGGAGCACGATCCACTGCGCCACACCCGCTTCCGCAGGCACCTGCTCGGCTGGGGAGTGTTCGCGCTGATGCGGCGCTGA
- a CDS encoding YciI family protein, translated as MKYVLMFADTEQFTADLAAMDDAERERAYARVHQWFVDNAPKITHHAHLMPPDTATTLRLDHGDPLITDGPYVEGKEIVSGYAEIDVADLDEALRIAKSWPACPIVEIRPIAG; from the coding sequence ATGAAGTACGTGCTGATGTTCGCCGACACCGAGCAGTTCACCGCCGACCTGGCCGCCATGGACGACGCGGAGCGAGAGCGCGCCTACGCCCGGGTGCACCAGTGGTTCGTGGACAACGCCCCCAAGATCACCCACCACGCGCACCTGATGCCGCCGGACACCGCCACCACGCTGCGCCTCGACCACGGTGATCCGCTGATCACCGACGGGCCGTACGTGGAAGGAAAGGAGATCGTCAGCGGCTACGCCGAGATCGACGTCGCCGACCTCGACGAGGCGCTGCGGATCGCGAAATCGTGGCCGGCCTGCCCCATCGTCGAGATCCGCCCGATAGCGGGATGA
- a CDS encoding RNA polymerase sigma-70 factor gives MTRIEEFEELRPLLFSIAYRILGSVSEAEDAIQETWLRYAATPTQPTSAKAFLSTTVSRISIDVLRSARVRREEYTGPWFPEPLLADPYEDPARSAELADSVSMAALLLLERLSPLERAVFVLREVFGFGFPEVASAVGRSEAACRQLMVRARRHMDAGRPRFEADRNERDELAGRFLDAFRDGDLDGLRELLAADVQLIADGGGKAPRWADRFVGLEHVAGALATLVEAFARIGGRVTPHLVNGEPGAVFHDSDGKVFNTWALDIVDGQIQTIRTVNNPDKLRHLGPVADAWAALREAGVTPPTGK, from the coding sequence GTGACCCGGATCGAGGAGTTCGAGGAGCTGCGGCCGCTGCTGTTCTCGATCGCCTACCGGATCCTCGGCAGCGTGAGCGAGGCCGAGGACGCGATCCAGGAGACGTGGCTGCGGTATGCGGCCACCCCCACCCAACCGACCTCGGCCAAGGCCTTCCTGTCGACCACCGTCAGCCGGATCTCCATCGACGTGCTGCGCTCTGCCCGCGTCCGGCGGGAGGAGTACACCGGGCCGTGGTTCCCCGAGCCACTGCTCGCCGACCCGTACGAGGATCCGGCGCGGTCAGCGGAGCTGGCCGACTCGGTGTCGATGGCGGCCCTCCTGCTGCTCGAACGGCTCAGCCCGCTCGAACGCGCGGTGTTCGTGCTGCGGGAGGTGTTCGGATTCGGGTTCCCCGAGGTCGCCTCCGCGGTGGGGCGGTCGGAGGCCGCCTGCCGCCAGCTGATGGTGCGGGCACGCCGCCACATGGACGCGGGTCGGCCGCGATTCGAGGCCGACCGCAACGAGCGCGACGAGCTCGCCGGGCGATTCCTCGACGCGTTCCGGGACGGGGACCTCGACGGGCTGCGGGAACTGCTCGCCGCCGACGTCCAGCTGATCGCCGACGGCGGCGGCAAGGCACCACGGTGGGCGGACCGTTTCGTCGGCCTGGAGCACGTGGCCGGGGCGCTCGCCACCCTCGTCGAGGCGTTCGCACGGATCGGCGGACGGGTAACGCCCCACCTGGTGAACGGAGAGCCCGGCGCGGTCTTCCACGACAGCGACGGCAAGGTGTTCAACACCTGGGCGCTCGACATCGTCGACGGCCAGATCCAGACGATCCGTACGGTGAACAACCCCGATAAGCTCCGGCACCTCGGGCCGGTGGCGGACGCCTGGGCGGCCCTGCGCGAAGCGGGCGTCACTCCACCGACCGGCAAGTAG
- a CDS encoding VOC family protein encodes MRSPGPGGIIVHAEIEIGDAVLIVEDEDPQRGTTAPPEGGLPGTPVFQFVFVEDVDAVVARAAELGAVVRRPPENQFYGDRDAFIVDPYGHAWTVATHVEDVDPDEMNRRMAALFA; translated from the coding sequence ATGCGGTCCCCGGGCCCCGGCGGGATCATTGTGCACGCGGAGATCGAGATCGGCGACGCGGTGCTGATCGTCGAGGACGAGGACCCGCAGCGCGGCACGACCGCGCCGCCCGAAGGCGGCCTGCCCGGTACACCGGTCTTCCAGTTCGTGTTCGTGGAGGACGTCGACGCGGTCGTCGCGCGAGCTGCTGAGCTCGGTGCCGTCGTGCGGCGCCCACCGGAGAACCAGTTCTACGGTGACCGGGACGCGTTCATCGTCGACCCGTACGGGCACGCCTGGACGGTCGCCACTCACGTCGAGGACGTGGACCCGGACGAGATGAACCGGCGGATGGCCGCCCTGTTCGCCTGA